Below is a window of Gemmatimonadota bacterium DNA.
ACCGTGACGAGGCCCCGCACGATCGAGTTGCAAGTACGTTGAGTCACTCCGGCTCTCGTCATTCGGGTCCTATGGACAACTGCCACCGTGCGACCGGCCGCTCGCCAGACACCCACTCAACATATGTAAACATACGTTTCGGATTATACAAGCAAGTCTTTCCGGCAACAGCTGAACTCAGCTTCGTGCCGCACCGTAGCGTGCTCCCACGACGTCCCAATTCACGACGTTCCAAAATGCCGAGAGGTAGTCGGGGCGCCGGTTCTGGTAATTCAGATAGTACGCGTGCTCCCAGACGTCTACCCCCAGAATGGGGCTCATCCCCTGCATGAGGGGGCTGTCCTGGTTCGCTGTCGAGAAACATTGCAGCTCTCCCTGCCCATCGACGCAAAGCCAGCCCCATCCGGAGCCGAACTGCGCTCCCGCATTCGCTTGGAACTTGGCTTTGAAGTCGTCGACGGAAGCAAAGGCGGCGGCGATTGCAGCCGCCAGGTCCCCCGAGGGCGCGCTGGCACCACCCGGAGTCATGACGTCCCAGAAGAAGTTGTGGTTCACGTATCCGCCGCCGTGGTTACGGACTGCGCCCTGGATGGAGTCCGGGAGCGAGTCGAGCCCGCCGAGCAGCTCCTCGGCGGACTTGTCGTGGAGGTCCGGATGCCCCTCGAGGGCGGCGTTCAGATTGCTGGTGTAAGCTGCATGGTGCTTGCCGTGATGGATCTGCATCGTGCGCGCGTCGATGTGTGGCTCGAGCGCGTCGTGAGCGTAAGCGAGGTCGGGAAGCGCGAAAGGATAGGCCATCTGCCGGGCTCCTTGGCATTGTTGTCGTGGGCGCGGACATTGTACGTCACAAGATTGCCATCAGCAATCCGACCAGAGCCGACGTCATCTTGCCGGAATCAGCGCCCGTCAAACGCATCCTCCTCGTGGACTGCGATGCCTTCTTCGTTCAGGTCGCGCGACTGGAAGACCCGCAGGGGGCGGGCAAGGCACCGCTCCTCATCGTAGGGGGCTCTCCGAGCGGGAGAGGCGTCGTGACCTCCGCTTCGTACGAGGCGCGGGCGTACGGCGTGCGCTCCGCGATGCCAACGGCTCACGCGCTGCGCCTTTGTCCCGAGGCTACCGTCGTCGGCGTGCCGCGAGGCGCGATCAGTGCCAGAAGCCGGTCGGTGAAGGAGGCTCTCGTGGAGCTGTCTCCGGTCGTGCAAGCCGCGTCGGTCGACGAGTTCTATCTCGACCTGACGGGCACCGAGCGTCTCTTCCAGAACGAGAGCTTCCCCGAAACCGCGTGGCGGATCCGCAAGACGGTGCTCGAGCGGACGCAGGTCTCCGTGTCGCTCGGCGGTGGAACGCGCAGGGTGATCGCCAAGTTGGCTAGCAACTTCGCCAAACCCGCCGGCGTGCATATCGTGCCGGCCGGTGAAGAAGAGGTTTTCCTGCGCGGACTGGACTTGGCCGACCTGCCCGGTATCGGCCCTTCGTTGGTCGCAGCGCTCGGGAAGCGGGGCCTGGTTCGCGTCGAGGACGCTTACGCAGTGCAGATCGAGTGGCTACAACGCTGGTTCGGAGACCGACGAGGGGCGTGGTTATACCGGCGTATCCACGGAGTCGACTCGAGCGAGGTGGACCCGCATGAGCGTCGGAAGTCGATCTCTTCCGAGCGCACCTTCTTCGAGGATATCGATGACGACGAGGAATTGGAGCGGCGGTTGATGCAACAGGCCGGGTCGGTGGCGGGTACTTTGCGACACCAGTCATTCCGGGCCAAAACCGTAACGGTCAAGCTGCGTGACCACGACTTCAAGACGCGTCAGCACAGTCGCACGGTGCCGGAACCGATCGAGTCGGACCAGGCCATATACAGCATTGCCAAGACGTTGCTCGCGGAGCTCCGGCGGAAGAGACGGGTCCCCGCCCGTCTGCTGGGCATTGGCCTGAGCGGCCTCGTGGCATTGAGCGACGCATCCCAGTTGGGCCTGTTCGCGGTACCGGTCGTGGGCGAGACGGAACGGGAACGTACGGTCTCCCGCACGGTCGACGAGCTGAGGAGCCGATTCGGGCGAGAAGCCGTCATGCCCGGCCGACTCGTCGAGGCCGACCGTGCGCCGGGGGCCCGCAAAGGAGAAGTAAAGTGAGCGGCAGCGCGCGCGTGCAAGGAATCGCCGATATCTGGCCCGACATCAAGCCGCTCATCGGGATGGTGCATCTGCTCCCCCTCCCCGGAGCACCGCGGTGGGACGGATCGATGGATGCCGCGCTTGATCGGGCGGCACTCGACGCCCGCGCGTTGCAGGAAGCGGGCTTCGACGGGGTCCTTGTCGAGAACTTCCTCGACGCTCCGTTCTTCGCCGACTCCGTCCCGGCCGAGACCCTCGCCGCGCTGACCGCCGCGGTACTCCGAGTCATCGGCACAGTCCCACTACCCGTCGGCGTGAACGTGCTGCGAAACGACGCTGCCGCGGCGATCGCGATCGCCGCGGTGACGGGAGCTGCGTTCATTCGTGTCAACGTGCACACCGGCTCCATGTACACCGACCAGGGGCTCATCGAGGGAAAAGCGCATGACACGCTCCGCCGTCGCTCCGACCTGGGAGTGGACGTCCGCGTCCTCGCCGACGTGCACGTCAAACATGCGTTCTCGCCCGCTGGATCGACGCTCACCGACGCAGCAGCCGACAGCTGGCACCGAGGCCTGGCGGATGCGCTCATCGTAAGCGGGTCCGCAACGGGTCGCCGAGCGAGCGCGGACGACCTGCGCATGGTCAAGGACGCCGTAGGCGAAGCGCCAGTGCTGATCGGAAGTGGGCTAGCGCCGGAGTCCGCGTCTGAGCTGCTCGCACTGGCGGACGGCGCGATCGTCGGCAGCGCGGTCATGAACGAGGGACGGCCCGGCGCCGGAATCGATCCGGGCCGAGCCACCGCCTTCATCGAGGCTGTGAGGAGCTGAGACCAAGCAGCTGCTAGTGCTAGTCGCTGCCGCCAGCCTTCTTGGCTTGCATCGCTTCCCAAGGCTTCCGCCCGAAGTAGCTCTTTGTCTCCTCCACCACAACCGGCGCCAGCAGCAGCAACGCGATCAGGTTCGGCCAGATGACGATCGACAGAGCGACATCACCCAGCGCCCAGATCACTGCGACGGGGAGTGCCGCGCCCAGGTAGTGCGCCCCAAGGAAAACGATCTTGTACGGCACGAGCGCGCTCTGCCCGAAGAGGTAGTGCGCACATCGATCTCCGTAGTAGCTCCACGAAATCGCCGTCGAAATACCGAAAAGCAGCACCCCGAACACCACGATGTAGTGGCCCCAGTCCCCGAGCGGCTGCAATCCCCGGTTGAAGGCGGCTGACGTGAGCGGAGCACCGCTCTCGACCGCGTCACCGTACAGCGACGTGAACGTACTGCCATCGGCGGCCACTGCCTCTGCCCGGTCCGGAAAGACCGTCCCTGTGAAGAGCTGGGTCTGGGCCTCGTCCGTGTACAACGGCTCGACACTCGCCTCGTGCCAGGAGATGAGCGCCGCGCCGGCACCGGAGTCGGCGTGTCGACCGTCGGAGATCGCGATCTCCGCGGGGGGCGTGACGCCTTCGGACCGATTGTCCGCGGTCATCGTCGTATACGTGATGTCGCCTCCACCCAGCGTCAACTCGGTGGGGAAGCGCTCCGTGTAGACACCCGTCATGACGATGACGATACCCGTGAACGAGCAGATGACGATGGTGTCGATGAACGGCTCGAGCAGCGCCACCACGCCCTCTGAGACCGGCTCGTCGGTCTTCGCCGCCGCGTGCGCGATCGGAGCGGAGCCCTGCCCCGCCTCGTTCGAGAACAGACCCCGGCGGACACCCCACATGAGCGTCATGAGGAAGACGCCAACGCCGACGCCGGCGACGCCGGCTTGCGGGTTGAAGGCCTCAGTGAAGATCGTCGCGATCGCGTCCGGGAGCGCTCCGATATTGAGTACGATGATGAGCAACGCACCGGACACATAGATGGCTGCCATGAGCGGCGCCAAGAACGCGGTCACCTTCCCGATCCGACTGATGCCGCCCAGGATCACCGCCGCGACGACGGCCATCGTGAACCCACCGGTGAGCCAAGTCGGAATCAAGAACGAGTCGAACATCTGGTCGGCCACGGTGTTGGCCTGCACCGCGTTACCGGTGAGGAAGGCGGTGAAGCCGAGCATGACGGCGAAGAAGATCGCCATCGGCTTCCAGCGCGGACCGAGGCCCTTTTCGATGTAGTACATCGGTCCACCCGCCACCTTCCCGACCTCGTCCACGACGCGGTATTTCTGCGCGAGCGTCACTTCCGAGAACTTGGTGGCCATCCCTAGGAAGGCGGTCACCCACATCCAGAACAGCGCACCCGGGCCACCGTAATGAATCGCCATGGCCACGCCTGCGATATTGCCGATGCCGACGGTGGCCGACAGGGCGGTGGTCAGCGCCTGGAAATGCGAGACGTCGCCGGGGTCGTTCGGATCGTCGTACTTCCCGGAAGTCACGCCGAAGCCGTGGCCCAGCCGGGAGAGCTGCACGAAGCCGGTTCGGACCGTGAGGTAGAAGCCGGTGCCGAGCAGAAGGATCACCATCAGCGGGATGTTCTCGTCCCCGACAGGGATCCCGATGTCGATGACCCACTTTTGGGCGAAGCCGATAACGGCCTGTAGCCAGTCCATGCGCGCGTCCGTTTTGGGCAGTTGATGTCCCGGGTCCAGATCGTCCCGAGAGCGAGGGCGACGAAGAATGTGCCACGCCGCCTACGGGGGCAAGCGAGGGGAAGCCGCGCCGGCGTACCCTCTCATTGCTGACGGACGTTGATATATGTTTATATTCGAATGCATGAATACGAACTCGACTTCAATCCTGGACCACCTGAGTGCGCTCGGCGACGAAACTCGCACGCGCATCCTCACTCTGTTGGAGCAGAGCGAGTTCACGGTTTCTGAGCTCTGCAACGTGCTTCAGATGCCCCAGCCCAACGTCAGTCGGCACCTCAAGACGCTTACGTCCGAAGGGTGGCTGCGCGCGCGCGCGGACGGTCGCAGCCGTCACTACCGTCTCACCCCGACGCTGGATCGCGGCGCGGAGCAGCTCTGGGCGCTCGTCCGGACCGAAGTCGCTGGGCACGGCATCTACGCGATCGACGCCGAGCGCGCTGGCACGGTTCTGGATGCCCGGCGCCTCCGATCGGCTGCCTTCTTCGCCGACGCGGCTGGCCGATGGGACGACCTTCGCACCGAGCTGTTCGGCCCTTCCGCGTCGTTCGCCCCACTGCTGGGCCTCCTGAACCCCGACTGGGTCGTCGGCGACCTGGGCGCGGGGACGGGCTCGTTCTCCGAGACGCTGGCCCCCTTCGTTCGCAGGGTCGTCGGTATCGATCGTTCCGCGGAGATGCTCGCGGCTGCCCGGCTGCGGCTCGAAGGGGTGGGTAACGTCGACTTGAGGCAGGGAGATCTCGAAGAGCTACCGATCGCGGACGGCGAGCTCGACGTCGCTGTCCTCGCTCTGGTCCTGCACTACGTCGTCGATCCGGCCCTCGTCTTGAAGGAAGTGCACCGTGCGCTCAGACCGGGCGGCCGGGTCATCGTCGTCGACATGCGCGCTCATGAGCGCGGCCACGGATACGCCGAGGAGATGGGCCACGTGTGGCCGGGTTTCGAGCTCGGTCAGGTCGAGCATTGGCTCGCAGATGCCGGCTTCGACGCTCCCCGGACTCAGCCGCTTCGCCCCGACCCGATCGCGTCGGGTCCCCTGCTCTTTCTTGCATCCGCGGCACGCTGCTGACGCGGCCAATTCATCCGATACCGAAGCTACCGTCACCTGCCTAGCTGAGAGGAACCCATGACTGATACCGTAGTGCCGTCCGAGCAGAAGGAGGGTACCGGCCGCCCCGCTTTCAGGGTGAAAGATGTCTCCCTCGCCCAGTGGGGACGGAGTGAGATCCGGCTGGCCGAGCACGAGATGCCCGGCCTCATGGCGGCGCGTGCCGAGTACGGTCCGAAACGGTCGCTCGCGGGACTCAAGGTCGCGGGCTCCCTGCATATGACGGTGCAGACCGCGGTGCTCATCGAGACCCTCGTGGATCTCGGCGCCGACGTTCGGTGGGCCTCGTGCAACATCTTCTCGACTCAGGACCACGCGGCCGCAGCGATCGTCGTCGGACGCGATGGAACGCCTGCGGCGCCCAGCGGTGTCCCAGTCTTCGCCTGGAAGGGTGAGACACTGGCAGAGTACTGGTGGTGCACCGACCAGATGCTCACATGGCCGGACGGTTCAGGCCCGGACCTCATCGTAGATGACGGCGGTGACGCCACGCTGCTCTTGCACAAGGGCTCAGAGTACGGCTGTGCGGACAACGTGCCGGTGTTCGACACCGACTCCGATCCCGCCGAGTGGGGGGTCATTCTCGAGTTGCTGCGCACAACCCTCTCTGAAGATCCAGGCAAGTGGGAGCGCATCGCTTCGACAGTTCGCGGCGTCTCCGAGGAGACCACCACGGGAGTGCATCGCCTGTACGAGATGGAGAAAGCAGGAACGCTTCTCTTTACCGCGATCAACGTCAACGACTCTGTTACGAAGTCGAAGTTCGACAACCTGTACGGGTGCCGTCACTCGGTGATCGACGGTCTCAACCGGGCAACCGACGTCATGCTCTCCGGAAAGTCGGCGATGGTGCTCGGATACGGTGATGTCGGCAAGGGGTGCGCGCAGGCGCTCAAGGCGCAGGGTGCGCGAGTCACCATCGCGGAAGTCGACCCGATTTGCGCACTGCAGGCAACGATGGAGGGCTACTCGGTCCAGACCCTGGAGGACGTACTCGAGACAACCGACGTCTTCATTAGCGCCACGGGAAACCGAGACATCATTACGGCCGGGCACATGGCCAAGATGAAGGACAAGGCAATCGTCGCGAACATCGGACACTTCGACAACGAGATCGACATGGCCGGTCTCGAGAAGTTTCCCGGTGTGGAAAAGAAGGAGATCAAGCCGCAGTACCACGAGTGGACCTTCCCGGATGGGCACTCCGTTCTGATCCTCGCCGAGGGTCGCTTGATGAACCTGGGCTGCGCGACGGGCCACCCCAGCTTCGTGATGTCCGCCAGCTTCACCAATCAGGTACTCGCGCAGATCGAGCTCGCGCACAACAAAAGCTACGAGAAGAAGGTCTACGTCCTGCCCAAGCACCTCGACGAGAAGGTCGCCCGGCTGCACCTCGACAAGCTCGGGGCCAGGCTCACCGTCCTCACCGACGAGCAGGCGGCATACATCAACGTGCCGAAGGAAGGTCCGTACAAGCCCGAGAACTACCGGTACTAGCAGCTTCCGGGAGCGCCGGGAACTGCGCCCTCGCCCATTTCACCCAGCTACGAGCAGGCGGATCGCGAAGACCACGATGGTCGCGGTCACGACGCCCCGCACCCACTTCTGGCCCTTGCGCACCTGAAGACGGACCCCCACGAGCGCACCCAGGAAGGATCCGGCCGCGAGCGTGATGCCGGCCGCCCAATCCACCCTCCCGTTGTACGCGAAGATACCGAGCGCCACCGGCGTGAAGACCAGAACGAGCGTCACCTTGACCGCGTTCGAGCGGATCAGATCCAACCCGAACGACGAGGTCACGGCGAGCATGATGAAGCCCATCCCTGCTTGAATGAAACCGCCGTAGAACCCCACGCCGCAGAAGATACTCCTCAGCAGCCAACGCCTCCTTCCCTCGGGAGGAAGCGTGTCCGCCGCATTACGCGGAGTCATGGGGTGCCACACGATCCACGCGGCGGCCACGACCATGACGAGCGCCAGGATCCTCTGAAACGCCATGTCGCCGACGTGTAAGGCGGCCCACGTGCCGAAGACGACACCGACCAGCGCGGGCGGCACCGCGAGTCGGATCCAGGGTCCCGAGATCAGTCCCAGCCTGCGAAAGCTCCAAGTGGCGCCCGTGTTCTGCACGAGGATCGCGACCCGGTTCGTTCCGTTCGCGACGTTCGGTGGTAGTCCGAGCAGAATCAGTACCGGGAGCGTGATCATCGAGCCCCCGCCCGCGATCACGTTGATGGTGCCGGCGACCAGACCGACGCCGAA
It encodes the following:
- a CDS encoding metalloregulator ArsR/SmtB family transcription factor; its protein translation is MNTNSTSILDHLSALGDETRTRILTLLEQSEFTVSELCNVLQMPQPNVSRHLKTLTSEGWLRARADGRSRHYRLTPTLDRGAEQLWALVRTEVAGHGIYAIDAERAGTVLDARRLRSAAFFADAAGRWDDLRTELFGPSASFAPLLGLLNPDWVVGDLGAGTGSFSETLAPFVRRVVGIDRSAEMLAAARLRLEGVGNVDLRQGDLEELPIADGELDVAVLALVLHYVVDPALVLKEVHRALRPGGRVIVVDMRAHERGHGYAEEMGHVWPGFELGQVEHWLADAGFDAPRTQPLRPDPIASGPLLFLASAARC
- a CDS encoding BtpA/SgcQ family protein — its product is MVHLLPLPGAPRWDGSMDAALDRAALDARALQEAGFDGVLVENFLDAPFFADSVPAETLAALTAAVLRVIGTVPLPVGVNVLRNDAAAAIAIAAVTGAAFIRVNVHTGSMYTDQGLIEGKAHDTLRRRSDLGVDVRVLADVHVKHAFSPAGSTLTDAAADSWHRGLADALIVSGSATGRRASADDLRMVKDAVGEAPVLIGSGLAPESASELLALADGAIVGSAVMNEGRPGAGIDPGRATAFIEAVRS
- a CDS encoding sulfite exporter TauE/SafE family protein; protein product: MPHDIITIVMLFGVGLVAGTINVIAGGGSMITLPVLILLGLPPNVANGTNRVAILVQNTGATWSFRRLGLISGPWIRLAVPPALVGVVFGTWAALHVGDMAFQRILALVMVVAAAWIVWHPMTPRNAADTLPPEGRRRWLLRSIFCGVGFYGGFIQAGMGFIMLAVTSSFGLDLIRSNAVKVTLVLVFTPVALGIFAYNGRVDWAAGITLAAGSFLGALVGVRLQVRKGQKWVRGVVTATIVVFAIRLLVAG
- a CDS encoding superoxide dismutase, with the translated sequence MAYPFALPDLAYAHDALEPHIDARTMQIHHGKHHAAYTSNLNAALEGHPDLHDKSAEELLGGLDSLPDSIQGAVRNHGGGYVNHNFFWDVMTPGGASAPSGDLAAAIAAAFASVDDFKAKFQANAGAQFGSGWGWLCVDGQGELQCFSTANQDSPLMQGMSPILGVDVWEHAYYLNYQNRRPDYLSAFWNVVNWDVVGARYGAARS
- a CDS encoding DNA polymerase IV; translated protein: MPESAPVKRILLVDCDAFFVQVARLEDPQGAGKAPLLIVGGSPSGRGVVTSASYEARAYGVRSAMPTAHALRLCPEATVVGVPRGAISARSRSVKEALVELSPVVQAASVDEFYLDLTGTERLFQNESFPETAWRIRKTVLERTQVSVSLGGGTRRVIAKLASNFAKPAGVHIVPAGEEEVFLRGLDLADLPGIGPSLVAALGKRGLVRVEDAYAVQIEWLQRWFGDRRGAWLYRRIHGVDSSEVDPHERRKSISSERTFFEDIDDDEELERRLMQQAGSVAGTLRHQSFRAKTVTVKLRDHDFKTRQHSRTVPEPIESDQAIYSIAKTLLAELRRKRRVPARLLGIGLSGLVALSDASQLGLFAVPVVGETERERTVSRTVDELRSRFGREAVMPGRLVEADRAPGARKGEVK
- a CDS encoding adenosylhomocysteinase, with the protein product MTDTVVPSEQKEGTGRPAFRVKDVSLAQWGRSEIRLAEHEMPGLMAARAEYGPKRSLAGLKVAGSLHMTVQTAVLIETLVDLGADVRWASCNIFSTQDHAAAAIVVGRDGTPAAPSGVPVFAWKGETLAEYWWCTDQMLTWPDGSGPDLIVDDGGDATLLLHKGSEYGCADNVPVFDTDSDPAEWGVILELLRTTLSEDPGKWERIASTVRGVSEETTTGVHRLYEMEKAGTLLFTAINVNDSVTKSKFDNLYGCRHSVIDGLNRATDVMLSGKSAMVLGYGDVGKGCAQALKAQGARVTIAEVDPICALQATMEGYSVQTLEDVLETTDVFISATGNRDIITAGHMAKMKDKAIVANIGHFDNEIDMAGLEKFPGVEKKEIKPQYHEWTFPDGHSVLILAEGRLMNLGCATGHPSFVMSASFTNQVLAQIELAHNKSYEKKVYVLPKHLDEKVARLHLDKLGARLTVLTDEQAAYINVPKEGPYKPENYRY
- a CDS encoding sodium:alanine symporter family protein; amino-acid sequence: MVILLLGTGFYLTVRTGFVQLSRLGHGFGVTSGKYDDPNDPGDVSHFQALTTALSATVGIGNIAGVAMAIHYGGPGALFWMWVTAFLGMATKFSEVTLAQKYRVVDEVGKVAGGPMYYIEKGLGPRWKPMAIFFAVMLGFTAFLTGNAVQANTVADQMFDSFLIPTWLTGGFTMAVVAAVILGGISRIGKVTAFLAPLMAAIYVSGALLIIVLNIGALPDAIATIFTEAFNPQAGVAGVGVGVFLMTLMWGVRRGLFSNEAGQGSAPIAHAAAKTDEPVSEGVVALLEPFIDTIVICSFTGIVIVMTGVYTERFPTELTLGGGDITYTTMTADNRSEGVTPPAEIAISDGRHADSGAGAALISWHEASVEPLYTDEAQTQLFTGTVFPDRAEAVAADGSTFTSLYGDAVESGAPLTSAAFNRGLQPLGDWGHYIVVFGVLLFGISTAISWSYYGDRCAHYLFGQSALVPYKIVFLGAHYLGAALPVAVIWALGDVALSIVIWPNLIALLLLAPVVVEETKSYFGRKPWEAMQAKKAGGSD